A genomic region of Micromonospora sp. NBC_01796 contains the following coding sequences:
- a CDS encoding acyl-CoA thioesterase produces the protein MTEQTPAPLSGKPTSYSRVTLSRIMTAVDVNLYGTVHGGVLMKFVDDVAGASGARHSGGTAVTAAIDEIVFSEPVRVGDLVHAHAQVNWTGSTSMEVGVKVVAERWDSAEDQPLRVVTAYLVFVAVDVAGNPREVRPVLPETLDDERRWREAEIRRAHRLAKRNAIQANRAAAE, from the coding sequence ATGACCGAGCAGACTCCGGCCCCGCTGTCGGGCAAGCCGACCTCGTACTCGCGGGTGACGCTGAGCCGCATCATGACCGCGGTCGACGTCAACCTGTACGGCACCGTGCACGGCGGGGTGCTGATGAAGTTCGTCGACGACGTGGCCGGTGCGTCGGGCGCCCGGCACAGCGGCGGTACGGCGGTCACCGCCGCGATCGACGAGATCGTCTTCTCCGAGCCGGTCCGGGTCGGCGATCTGGTGCACGCGCACGCGCAGGTCAACTGGACCGGGAGCACCTCGATGGAGGTCGGGGTGAAGGTGGTCGCCGAGCGCTGGGACAGCGCCGAGGACCAGCCGTTGCGGGTGGTCACCGCGTACCTGGTCTTCGTCGCCGTGGACGTGGCCGGCAATCCGCGCGAGGTGCGCCCGGTGCTGCCGGAGACGCTGGACGACGAGCGGCGGTGGCGGGAGGCGGAGATCCGCCGTGCGCACCGGCTGGCCAAGCGGAACGCGATCCAGGCCAACCGGGCGGCGGCCGAGTAA